A genomic stretch from Methanomassiliicoccales archaeon includes:
- a CDS encoding 3-dehydroquinate synthase II, producing the protein MPGDRKGRIIWVSATEPSSRDERKRIVTTALESGFVDILIREEDEEFKKLGKFDAFTLRGEKIFLDESLVGQVLTIKKADDLRKASELKDKIEFIVIKTLDWKIIPLENLIAEFQRSKTKLLASTSNPEEAKLFAETLEVGVSGIVIEPNSPKTLKEFRGAVSRELPPIKLTAVPVSRIVPLSLGDRVCVDTCSLLRVGEGMLVGSQSACLFLVHSESLESEYVASRPFRVNAGAVHAYILGPDGKTRYLSEVSSGDELLAVDISGNCRTVVVGRAKIERRPLILVEIDASGKKYTTILQNAETIRLCTPDGSVSVAELKEGQKVLVRLEEGGRHFGHAINETIVER; encoded by the coding sequence ATGCCTGGAGACCGGAAAGGAAGGATTATCTGGGTCAGCGCAACAGAACCATCATCTCGAGATGAGAGAAAAAGGATCGTAACGACAGCCCTGGAAAGCGGGTTTGTCGATATTCTCATCAGAGAAGAAGATGAAGAATTTAAGAAGCTTGGGAAGTTTGATGCTTTCACCCTCAGAGGAGAAAAAATATTTCTCGACGAATCCCTCGTCGGGCAAGTTCTTACGATCAAAAAGGCCGATGATCTTAGGAAGGCGAGCGAACTAAAAGACAAGATTGAATTTATTGTTATCAAGACCCTTGACTGGAAAATCATTCCACTCGAGAACTTGATTGCGGAATTTCAAAGATCGAAAACGAAACTTCTTGCTTCAACATCAAATCCGGAGGAGGCAAAATTGTTTGCAGAGACCCTCGAAGTCGGCGTCTCGGGAATTGTCATCGAGCCGAATTCCCCGAAGACTCTCAAGGAGTTTCGTGGCGCCGTTTCAAGGGAGCTGCCACCAATCAAGCTGACAGCGGTACCTGTCAGCAGAATTGTACCACTGTCGCTGGGGGACAGAGTGTGTGTCGATACGTGCTCGCTACTCAGGGTAGGAGAGGGCATGCTCGTTGGCTCGCAGTCTGCCTGCCTTTTTCTCGTCCATTCAGAGAGCCTTGAAAGCGAATATGTCGCTTCGAGACCTTTCAGAGTGAACGCTGGAGCGGTACATGCGTATATTCTCGGCCCTGATGGAAAAACAAGATATCTTTCCGAGGTCTCCAGCGGTGATGAACTGCTCGCAGTCGACATCAGCGGGAACTGCAGGACTGTTGTTGTTGGTAGGGCCAAGATTGAGCGACGACCTCTCATTCTCGTCGAGATTGATGCAAGTGGAAAGAAATACACGACGATTCTTCAGAACGCCGAAACGATACGGCTTTGCACACCAGATGGTTCAGTTTCGGTGGCAGAATTGAAAGAAGGACAGAAGGTGCTGGTGAGACTTGAAGAAGGCGGAAGACACTTTGGTCATGCTATTAATGAAACGATCGTGGAGAGATGA
- a CDS encoding class I fructose-bisphosphate aldolase family protein: MVLGKSIRMERIMDRKTGRAVIVPMDHGISLGPIDGLVDMKRTIDMVAEGGATAVVLHKGIVQYGHRSFGRDIGLIVHLSASTNLGTDPNEKVIVTSVEEAIKLGADAVSIHINLGSNTESQMLRDFGEIARKCNEWGMPLLVMIYPRGKNIRDSFDVDLVKHCARVAAELGADVIKTNYTGDIDSFREVVKGALAPVVIAGGPKMDSDERLLQMVKDSIEAGGKGVSIGRNVFQHRDVVGITKAISKIVLEDASVEEAMKILT; the protein is encoded by the coding sequence ATTGTGCTTGGGAAAAGCATACGCATGGAACGAATTATGGATAGGAAAACAGGACGGGCCGTGATAGTGCCGATGGATCACGGTATTTCACTCGGCCCGATCGATGGATTAGTTGATATGAAAAGAACAATTGATATGGTAGCGGAAGGCGGCGCAACAGCCGTCGTTCTTCACAAAGGAATTGTTCAATATGGTCACCGTTCATTTGGCCGAGACATTGGATTAATTGTTCACCTCTCTGCAAGTACAAATCTTGGCACCGATCCAAATGAAAAGGTCATCGTGACGAGCGTCGAAGAGGCGATCAAACTCGGTGCTGACGCTGTCTCGATTCACATCAATCTCGGATCGAATACCGAGTCCCAGATGCTGAGAGATTTTGGAGAGATCGCGAGAAAATGCAACGAATGGGGAATGCCCCTGCTCGTGATGATTTACCCCCGAGGAAAAAATATCAGAGACTCATTCGATGTTGATTTGGTAAAACACTGCGCAAGGGTAGCCGCGGAACTCGGGGCCGATGTCATCAAGACGAATTACACTGGTGATATCGATTCATTCAGGGAAGTTGTCAAAGGTGCTCTCGCGCCGGTTGTCATTGCAGGTGGTCCTAAGATGGATTCAGACGAGAGGCTCCTCCAAATGGTCAAGGACTCCATCGAAGCTGGAGGAAAAGGCGTCTCGATCGGCAGGAACGTCTTCCAGCACAGGGACGTTGTCGGAATCACAAAGGCAATTTCAAAAATCGTTCTGGAAGATGCAAGTGTTGAGGAAGCGATGAAAATACTGACGTGA
- a CDS encoding ACT domain-containing protein: MWRSLAKYFGRYPSQAKVAKLLLQYGLRVANHTIFCGDVEVADIAVARAAGVDRRIVRAAVETIMSHDELLNVYSQLRPTALLKDVAPVMGWSAIEIIPVDAQMPGILADVAGVIASAGISIRQAIVDDPELSEEPRLYVITESPVPPELIPAIKACRGVRSILIH, encoded by the coding sequence ATGTGGCGTTCATTGGCAAAATATTTCGGACGATATCCGTCGCAGGCAAAGGTCGCCAAGCTCCTTCTTCAGTATGGGCTGCGCGTCGCTAATCACACAATTTTCTGTGGTGATGTAGAAGTTGCGGATATCGCTGTCGCTAGAGCGGCAGGCGTTGATAGGAGGATCGTCAGAGCAGCAGTTGAAACGATCATGTCTCACGATGAGCTCCTCAATGTATACTCTCAATTGCGCCCTACTGCCCTTTTGAAAGATGTTGCCCCTGTCATGGGCTGGAGCGCGATTGAAATCATCCCTGTCGACGCCCAAATGCCAGGCATACTTGCGGACGTTGCGGGAGTTATTGCAAGCGCAGGTATCAGTATTAGACAAGCAATCGTCGATGACCCTGAACTCTCGGAAGAGCCGCGTCTCTATGTTATTACGGAAAGTCCCGTACCTCCAGAACTTATCCCCGCAATCAAAGCCTGCCGTGGGGTTCGCAGTATCCTGATCCATTAG